A region of Planococcus sp. MSAK28401 DNA encodes the following proteins:
- a CDS encoding macro domain-containing protein, translated as MPLQIVRNDITKMTTDAIVNAANSNLKMGGGVCGAIFRAAGPKQLQKACDRVGHCAVGEAVPTDGFELNAKYIIHTVGPVWEGGGRNEEVLLRNCYRNSLELAIELGCESIAFPLISTGIFGYPKESALRVATEEINEFLNEHDMDVYLVVLDKQSFGLSQKLYESIETFINEQEASVLEEQAVRYQDRREMEIPMSAPIEIVEQQLSLEEFLEEVDESFSQRLFRFIDDSGMTDAETYKKANLDKKLFSKIRNSPGYTPKKKTILAFAIALELDLDETEELLGTAGYRLSNSHKFDLIVHYFIEREQYNIFEINEALFAFDEALLGS; from the coding sequence ATGCCACTGCAAATCGTGCGCAACGACATCACCAAAATGACAACCGACGCCATCGTCAATGCCGCAAACTCCAATCTGAAGATGGGCGGCGGTGTGTGCGGGGCGATTTTCCGGGCAGCGGGTCCGAAGCAGCTGCAGAAAGCGTGCGACCGGGTCGGCCATTGTGCGGTCGGGGAAGCGGTGCCTACTGACGGCTTTGAACTCAATGCGAAGTACATCATCCATACGGTCGGGCCGGTGTGGGAAGGCGGCGGGCGCAACGAGGAAGTGTTGCTGCGCAATTGCTACCGCAACTCGCTGGAACTTGCCATCGAGCTTGGCTGTGAGTCGATCGCTTTTCCGCTTATCTCGACCGGCATCTTCGGCTATCCGAAAGAGTCGGCGCTGCGGGTCGCGACGGAAGAAATCAATGAATTTCTGAACGAGCACGATATGGACGTCTATCTGGTCGTGTTGGACAAGCAGTCGTTTGGCCTCAGCCAGAAGCTTTACGAATCGATCGAAACATTCATCAACGAACAGGAAGCGTCGGTTTTGGAAGAACAGGCTGTCCGTTACCAAGACCGGCGGGAAATGGAAATACCGATGTCTGCACCAATCGAAATAGTGGAGCAGCAATTGAGCCTAGAAGAGTTTTTGGAAGAGGTGGACGAATCCTTCTCGCAGCGGCTGTTCAGGTTTATCGATGACAGCGGCATGACCGATGCCGAGACCTATAAAAAGGCGAATCTCGACAAAAAGCTGTTTTCCAAAATCAGAAATTCCCCCGGCTACACGCCGAAGAAAAAGACCATCCTCGCATTTGCGATCGCGCTCGAACTGGATCTCGATGAGACGGAAGAACTGCTCGGGACAGCCGGCTATCGCTTGTCGAACAGCCATAAATTCGACTTGATCGTCCATTATTTCATCGAGCGTGAACAATACAATATTTTTGAAATCAATGAAGCCTTGTTTGCATTTGACGAAGCGCTTCTTGGTTCGTAA
- a CDS encoding vWA domain-containing protein has product MKNETTELVFILDKSGSMAGLEKDTIGGFNALIDKQRKLPGEVRVTTVLFNHEYELLHDRISLEGISPMTDSDYEVGGMTALLDAVGSTIQKISNAQKGTLKKHQADQVMFVITTDGLENSSCEYTYKKIHEMISSKKTAGWEFIFLGANIDAAATAKKFGVDEDFAVDYHADTEGTELNYQVLSEAVSSFRTGKKIDREWKKEIERDYKARGKQEKQ; this is encoded by the coding sequence ATGAAAAATGAAACGACGGAATTGGTGTTTATTCTTGATAAAAGCGGCTCGATGGCGGGGCTCGAGAAAGATACGATCGGCGGCTTTAATGCCTTGATCGACAAGCAGCGAAAACTTCCCGGTGAGGTCCGCGTGACGACGGTGCTGTTCAACCACGAATACGAGCTGCTGCACGACCGGATTTCGCTCGAAGGCATTTCGCCGATGACGGATAGTGATTACGAAGTAGGTGGCATGACGGCTTTGCTCGATGCGGTCGGCTCGACGATTCAGAAAATCAGCAACGCGCAAAAAGGGACATTGAAAAAGCACCAGGCCGATCAAGTGATGTTTGTCATTACAACAGATGGCCTGGAAAACTCCAGCTGTGAATACACGTATAAGAAAATCCATGAAATGATCTCCTCGAAAAAGACGGCAGGCTGGGAATTCATATTCCTCGGTGCAAATATCGACGCGGCCGCGACGGCAAAGAAATTCGGTGTCGACGAGGATTTTGCGGTGGATTACCACGCGGATACGGAAGGGACGGAATTGAATTATCAAGTGTTGAGTGAAGCGGTGAGTTCGTTCCGGACCGGGAAGAAGATTGACCGGGAATGGAAAAAGGAAATTGAGCGGGATTATAAGGCTCGAGGAAAGCAGGAAAAGCAATAA
- a CDS encoding Ltp family lipoprotein, giving the protein MKKVFKIGCLGIIGLFVLMAILVALVGGGEDSTETEGTTETAPATEEAATEEPVEEEPAEPEVSTEFESALNQAQNYSDTMHMSKAGLFEQLTSEYGGQFPEDAAQYAIDNVDADWKANALESAKTYQESMSMSKEAIRDQLTSDYGGQFTQEEADYAVQNLE; this is encoded by the coding sequence ATGAAAAAAGTATTTAAGATTGGCTGTCTCGGCATCATTGGCCTATTTGTATTAATGGCCATACTAGTTGCTTTGGTCGGTGGCGGAGAAGATTCCACGGAAACTGAGGGCACGACAGAAACAGCACCGGCAACAGAAGAAGCTGCAACAGAAGAGCCGGTCGAAGAAGAGCCAGCTGAGCCGGAAGTATCGACTGAGTTTGAATCTGCATTGAATCAAGCACAAAACTATTCAGATACCATGCATATGTCGAAAGCCGGCTTGTTCGAGCAATTGACTTCTGAATACGGCGGGCAGTTCCCGGAAGACGCTGCACAATACGCGATTGACAATGTAGATGCTGATTGGAAAGCGAACGCTTTGGAATCGGCCAAAACGTATCAGGAAAGCATGAGCATGTCCAAAGAAGCTATTCGCGATCAATTGACTTCGGATTATGGCGGCCAGTTTACACAAGAAGAAGCTGACTACGCCGTACAAAACCTGGAATAA
- a CDS encoding aldo/keto reductase, which yields MEAWQALTMRKNRGIRSIDASNFLPEHLERTIKETEVTPSLNQVELHPLFNQEDQRRAHTEPGIQTHSWSPIARATGIQSNDTVSKIAETHHKTIPQVLLRWQYQIGSVSIPRSTSPKRQRENLDIFDFELSETEMTAIAGLFRPDGRLFDIDPATHEEF from the coding sequence ATGGAAGCATGGCAAGCGCTGACGATGCGCAAAAATAGGGGGATCCGGTCGATCGACGCGAGCAACTTCCTGCCTGAGCATCTCGAGCGCACTATAAAGGAAACCGAGGTGACACCGAGCTTGAACCAAGTAGAGTTGCATCCACTCTTCAACCAGGAAGACCAGCGGAGAGCGCACACGGAACCCGGCATTCAAACGCACTCATGGAGCCCGATAGCGAGAGCGACCGGTATCCAATCGAATGACACAGTCAGCAAAATCGCGGAAACCCATCACAAAACAATCCCTCAAGTGTTGCTGCGCTGGCAATACCAAATCGGTTCTGTATCCATTCCGCGCTCGACTTCGCCCAAGCGTCAGCGCGAAAATCTGGATATTTTTGATTTTGAATTAAGCGAAACCGAAATGACGGCGATCGCCGGATTGTTCCGCCCAGATGGCAGGCTGTTCGATATAGACCCGGCGACTCACGAGGAGTTTTAA
- a CDS encoding carbon starvation CstA family protein codes for MITFFAALALLILGYIFYSKFIEKVFVVDDKTPTPAYAQADNIDYVPMSWWKGNLIQLLNIAGLGPIYGAVAGALYGPVAFIWIVVGCIFAGGVHDYFSGMMSMRHGGAQFPTLVGRYLGKNAKVFINGLSLVLMLLVAAAFTAGPAQLIAQITPISFIAALALIFAYFVLATILPINRIIGRIYPLLGGILLFMAIAVAVALVFSGKPMPNLTFSNLHPGELPIWPLLMVTVSCGAISGFHSTQSPIIARTMKKETDGRKIFYGAMVIEGIIALIWAAAGMTFFNGTEGLGAALAAGGPSGVVNEISISLLGTLGGILAIFGVIILPITTGDTALRSSRMILADLLSKFTKTDGTLRILLITVPLAIPTFYMATIDYTFLWRYVGWTNQVVATFMLWTATMYLLKNYKMHWISGVPAMFMTGVVSMYIFYAPEGLNMEYHIAAMIGSVITLAVALWYIAQIIKYRAAKQVDSEVETV; via the coding sequence ATGATAACATTTTTCGCAGCACTTGCACTTTTGATATTGGGATACATATTTTATTCGAAATTTATCGAAAAGGTATTCGTCGTTGACGACAAAACTCCAACGCCCGCCTACGCACAGGCCGATAATATTGACTATGTGCCGATGAGCTGGTGGAAAGGCAATTTGATCCAACTGCTGAACATCGCAGGGCTCGGCCCGATCTACGGAGCGGTAGCGGGCGCATTGTACGGACCGGTCGCTTTCATCTGGATCGTCGTAGGCTGCATTTTTGCAGGCGGCGTACACGATTATTTTTCCGGCATGATGTCGATGCGCCACGGCGGAGCGCAATTCCCCACTCTCGTCGGGCGTTATTTAGGAAAGAACGCCAAAGTCTTCATCAACGGTCTCTCGCTCGTATTGATGCTGCTCGTAGCGGCCGCTTTCACTGCAGGTCCCGCTCAATTGATCGCACAAATTACGCCGATCTCCTTTATCGCGGCGCTTGCCCTTATTTTTGCTTATTTCGTTCTCGCAACCATCTTGCCGATCAACCGCATCATCGGCCGTATCTACCCGCTACTCGGCGGCATCCTGTTGTTCATGGCCATCGCAGTAGCTGTGGCACTCGTGTTCTCAGGCAAACCGATGCCGAACTTGACCTTCAGCAATTTGCATCCAGGCGAATTGCCGATCTGGCCGCTATTGATGGTTACCGTTTCTTGCGGTGCGATCTCCGGCTTCCATAGCACGCAAAGCCCGATCATTGCCCGCACGATGAAAAAAGAAACTGACGGCCGTAAAATCTTCTACGGCGCCATGGTCATCGAAGGCATCATCGCATTGATCTGGGCGGCGGCTGGCATGACCTTCTTCAACGGAACTGAAGGACTTGGCGCAGCGCTTGCAGCTGGAGGACCATCCGGCGTGGTCAATGAAATCTCGATCTCGCTCCTTGGCACACTCGGCGGCATCCTCGCGATCTTCGGCGTCATCATCTTGCCGATCACGACAGGCGATACCGCACTTCGCTCATCGCGCATGATCTTGGCTGATTTATTGTCGAAGTTCACCAAAACTGACGGCACCTTGCGTATCCTGTTAATCACCGTCCCACTCGCCATCCCGACGTTCTACATGGCAACGATCGACTATACATTCTTGTGGAGATACGTCGGCTGGACCAACCAAGTCGTCGCGACCTTCATGCTGTGGACAGCGACGATGTATTTGCTCAAGAACTACAAAATGCACTGGATCAGCGGCGTGCCGGCCATGTTCATGACAGGCGTCGTCTCCATGTACATCTTCTACGCACCGGAAGGCTTGAACATGGAATACCACATCGCCGCCATGATCGGCTCGGTCATCACTTTGGCTGTTGCTCTCTGGTATATCGCGCAGATAATTAAGTACCGCGCTGCGAAGCAAGTGGATTCGGAAGTTGAAACGGTTTAA
- a CDS encoding Gfo/Idh/MocA family protein — protein MNFGIIGTNWITDRFIKAAKQHPDFRIGAVYSRTEETGRAFAEKYGVEAVYTDMKKMFEESGIDAVYIASPNAFHAEQSLLAMQHGVHVLCEKPAVVSLDEMDRVIATSKETGMTYMEAMKSTVTPTFLRLKEELHKIGPVRRYVFHYNQYSSRYDKYKEGIIENAFKPELGNGAKTDLGVYGLAPLVHLAGEPDDVLRNRYLLSTGAEGQGSMILDYGECEAIIMYSKISDSYLPSEIQGENGVVEIDRISDPKHVLIKYRDGTTEDISVPHEFDTMYYELDEFTRCVHKGQIESPINTHEISRQVTKLLL, from the coding sequence ATGAATTTTGGAATCATTGGAACGAATTGGATCACCGATCGATTTATCAAAGCAGCGAAGCAACACCCGGATTTCCGCATCGGCGCAGTGTATTCGAGAACGGAAGAGACCGGCCGCGCGTTTGCAGAGAAATACGGAGTGGAAGCGGTTTATACGGACATGAAAAAAATGTTCGAAGAAAGCGGAATTGATGCGGTCTATATCGCTTCGCCGAATGCGTTTCACGCTGAACAAAGCCTGCTCGCGATGCAACACGGCGTGCACGTGCTATGTGAAAAGCCAGCTGTTGTCAGCCTGGACGAGATGGACCGAGTCATTGCGACTTCAAAAGAAACCGGCATGACTTATATGGAAGCGATGAAGTCGACCGTGACGCCGACTTTCCTGCGGCTGAAAGAAGAGCTGCATAAAATCGGTCCGGTTCGCCGCTACGTATTCCATTACAACCAGTACTCGTCCCGCTACGATAAATACAAAGAAGGGATCATCGAAAATGCGTTCAAGCCGGAACTCGGCAACGGCGCGAAAACGGATCTCGGTGTTTACGGGTTGGCGCCGCTCGTCCATTTGGCAGGCGAACCGGATGACGTATTGCGTAACCGCTACCTGTTGTCGACCGGTGCGGAAGGGCAAGGTAGCATGATTCTCGATTACGGCGAATGCGAAGCGATCATTATGTACTCGAAGATTTCGGATTCGTATTTGCCAAGTGAAATTCAAGGGGAAAACGGCGTCGTTGAAATCGATAGAATCAGCGACCCGAAACACGTGCTGATCAAATACCGCGACGGCACAACCGAAGACATTTCCGTCCCGCACGAGTTCGATACCATGTATTACGAACTCGATGAATTTACCCGTTGCGTACACAAAGGCCAAATAGAGTCCCCAATCAACACGCACGAGATCTCTCGGCAAGTGACCAAGCTGTTGCTTTAA
- a CDS encoding endonuclease/exonuclease/phosphatase family protein, with protein MKLLTLNCHAWHEENQLDKIRHLAQAIAEKEYDVIALQEVNQSIDEQPEHVIKHDNYAWVLLQEMEQLGVTGYSMVWDFSHLVYGRYEEGLVILTRHPVAEEHSFFVSQNTDKNSPKTRKIVGATIHYEDQPFTFYSCHTGWWHDSVEPFKFQADQLLGQMTTDTPAFLMGDFNNDASLDQQGYAYLLENGLHDTYTLAEEKDAGITVKGKIAGWSDNKQDLRIDLILSTEPVTVKSSKVIFNGEHKPLVSDHFGVEVYLVID; from the coding sequence ATGAAACTACTGACCTTGAATTGCCATGCGTGGCACGAAGAAAATCAACTGGACAAGATTCGCCATTTGGCACAAGCCATCGCAGAAAAAGAATATGACGTCATCGCCTTACAGGAAGTCAACCAGTCGATCGACGAGCAACCAGAACATGTCATCAAGCACGATAATTACGCATGGGTCCTGCTTCAGGAAATGGAGCAACTCGGCGTTACGGGCTATTCGATGGTATGGGACTTTTCCCACCTCGTCTACGGGCGCTACGAAGAAGGGCTGGTGATCTTGACGCGCCACCCAGTCGCCGAGGAGCACAGCTTCTTCGTCAGCCAAAACACCGACAAAAATTCCCCGAAAACGCGGAAGATTGTCGGCGCAACCATCCATTACGAAGACCAGCCCTTCACGTTCTATTCCTGCCACACCGGCTGGTGGCACGACAGCGTAGAACCGTTCAAATTCCAGGCCGACCAGCTGCTTGGGCAAATGACCACAGACACCCCAGCCTTTCTGATGGGCGACTTCAATAACGACGCCTCACTTGACCAGCAAGGCTATGCTTACTTATTGGAAAATGGGCTGCACGACACGTACACATTGGCTGAGGAAAAAGACGCCGGCATCACCGTCAAAGGCAAAATCGCCGGCTGGAGCGACAACAAGCAAGACCTGCGCATCGACTTGATCCTCTCCACCGAACCCGTAACCGTCAAATCGTCGAAAGTCATATTCAACGGCGAGCACAAGCCGCTGGTGTCGGACCATTTCGGTGTGGAAGTTTATTTAGTAATAGATTAA
- the ptsG gene encoding glucose-specific PTS transporter subunit IIBC produces the protein MSTNVFGTLQKVGKALMLPVALLPAAGILLAFGTSFSQDTFVEAVPFFGTPWVQSLLFIMAEAGGVIFDNLPLLFAVGVAIGLAGGDGVAGLAAIIGYLIMNVTMKAVGGITEELATSDPAYAMVLGIPTLQTGVFGGIIVGILAAAMYNKFYNINLPQFLGFFAGKRFVPIITAFSALFLGVAMYLVWPFAQNGLNTLSYFILDTNRTLAAFVFGLVERSLIPFGLHHIFYSPFWFEFGTYTNEAGEIIRGDQRIFIEQLRDGVDFTAGTFMTGKYPFMMFGLPAAALAIYHCARPERKKVVGGIMGSAALTSFLTGITEPLEFAFLFVAPVLFGIHAVFAGLSFMIMHILDVKIGMTFSGGLIDFLLFGVMPGRTEWFWVIIVGLFFAVIYYFGFRFAITKFNLMTPGREDDEADEDDDSAVAGELPYEILQAMGGQQNITHLDACITRLRVSVEDKSAVDKNRLKKLGASGVMEVGNNIQAIFGPVSDNLRGQMQDIINGKTPRTKQDVSQIIDQAKDAGDAPVRLGTVDFGIPITGDILPITDVPDQVFSGRMVGDGFAIKPSEGKVFSPVNGEVVTLFPTKHAIGLKADDGTEMLIHIGIDTVHLKGEGFTAHVEQGDLVEQGQLLMEMDLAYIGEHAPSIITPVVFTSLQEGQQVNIKTSGRVAANTKDLIEITAGTEEV, from the coding sequence ATGTCTACTAATGTATTCGGTACATTGCAAAAAGTCGGGAAGGCATTGATGCTGCCTGTCGCACTCTTGCCTGCAGCAGGAATTTTGCTGGCATTCGGCACAAGCTTTTCACAAGACACATTTGTGGAAGCGGTACCATTCTTCGGCACCCCATGGGTCCAGTCATTGCTCTTTATCATGGCGGAAGCCGGCGGTGTCATCTTTGACAACTTGCCACTGCTCTTTGCGGTCGGTGTAGCGATTGGCTTAGCCGGCGGTGACGGCGTCGCAGGTCTTGCCGCGATCATCGGCTATTTGATCATGAACGTCACAATGAAAGCAGTCGGCGGCATCACAGAAGAGTTGGCCACTTCAGATCCTGCGTACGCCATGGTCCTCGGCATTCCAACCTTGCAGACCGGCGTCTTCGGCGGGATCATCGTCGGGATATTGGCCGCAGCGATGTACAATAAATTCTACAATATCAACTTGCCGCAATTTCTCGGCTTCTTCGCCGGAAAGCGCTTTGTTCCAATTATTACTGCATTCTCGGCATTGTTTCTCGGTGTCGCGATGTACCTTGTGTGGCCTTTTGCACAGAACGGCCTAAACACGCTCTCTTATTTCATCCTAGACACAAACCGCACACTTGCGGCGTTCGTCTTCGGCCTTGTCGAACGCTCGTTGATTCCTTTCGGGCTTCACCACATTTTCTACTCACCGTTCTGGTTTGAGTTCGGCACGTATACAAATGAAGCTGGCGAAATCATCCGCGGCGACCAGCGCATCTTTATTGAGCAATTGCGTGATGGAGTCGATTTCACAGCCGGCACGTTCATGACAGGAAAATATCCGTTTATGATGTTCGGCCTTCCAGCAGCAGCGCTTGCGATCTACCACTGCGCACGCCCTGAACGCAAGAAAGTTGTTGGCGGCATTATGGGTTCAGCTGCCCTCACTTCATTTTTGACAGGGATCACTGAACCGCTTGAATTCGCATTCCTTTTCGTAGCACCAGTATTGTTCGGGATCCACGCAGTATTCGCTGGACTGTCCTTTATGATCATGCACATTCTTGATGTTAAAATCGGCATGACTTTCTCCGGCGGCCTCATCGACTTCCTGCTGTTCGGCGTCATGCCGGGTAGAACGGAATGGTTCTGGGTTATCATTGTTGGTCTGTTCTTCGCCGTCATTTACTATTTCGGCTTCCGCTTCGCCATCACAAAATTCAATTTGATGACGCCAGGGCGTGAAGACGACGAAGCAGACGAAGACGACGATTCAGCCGTTGCCGGTGAATTGCCATACGAAATCCTGCAAGCAATGGGTGGCCAACAAAACATCACCCATCTCGATGCCTGCATTACCCGCCTGCGCGTCAGTGTAGAAGACAAGAGCGCAGTCGACAAAAACCGATTGAAAAAACTCGGTGCTTCCGGCGTCATGGAAGTCGGCAATAACATCCAAGCGATTTTCGGGCCGGTTTCCGACAATCTGCGCGGGCAAATGCAAGACATCATTAACGGCAAAACGCCGCGCACAAAACAAGATGTATCCCAGATCATCGACCAGGCAAAAGATGCTGGAGACGCACCGGTACGCCTCGGCACAGTTGATTTCGGCATCCCGATCACAGGCGATATCCTACCGATTACCGATGTACCGGACCAAGTCTTTTCCGGCAGAATGGTCGGCGACGGCTTTGCAATTAAACCGTCCGAAGGCAAAGTGTTCTCGCCAGTGAACGGAGAAGTCGTTACTTTGTTCCCGACGAAACACGCCATTGGCCTCAAAGCAGATGATGGCACTGAAATGCTCATCCATATCGGCATCGATACTGTCCATCTGAAAGGCGAAGGTTTCACTGCCCATGTTGAACAAGGCGACCTTGTCGAACAAGGACAATTATTGATGGAAATGGACCTCGCCTATATCGGCGAACACGCTCCTTCCATCATCACGCCAGTGGTATTCACGAGTCTCCAAGAAGGACAGCAAGTGAACATCAAAACATCCGGCCGAGTAGCCGCGAATACGAAAGACTTGATTGAGATCACAGCTGGAACTGAAGAAGTCTAA
- the glcT gene encoding glucose PTS transporter transcription antiterminator GlcT → MEQLLTIEKVLNNNVVIARHDVYKEVVLIGNGLGFNRKKGDVISFDHADKTFLLKDEAEKEQYVNLIPYIDEDLIAFINDQLLYIEEQMGTELNEHIHVALTDHLSFAIKRIQQNMQFSNSFLFEIESLYPKEYQVAKGVVKEFERQLGIVFPEGEIGFIALHIHSAVTDKSLRDMNRDHALISRLTELIEDGLKVDISKDNVNYHRLIQHLHRAIDRIHHGESLGDENKLQELLKAEYPVCYNLAWKLIKVMQNQLKKPVDEAEVLYLTIHLQRLTHTN, encoded by the coding sequence ATGGAACAGCTATTGACCATTGAGAAAGTATTGAATAACAACGTCGTGATCGCCCGCCATGATGTCTATAAGGAAGTTGTCTTGATCGGAAACGGCCTTGGCTTCAACCGGAAAAAAGGCGATGTCATTTCCTTTGATCATGCCGATAAGACCTTCCTGTTAAAAGATGAGGCGGAGAAGGAACAATACGTCAACTTGATCCCTTATATCGATGAAGACTTGATCGCGTTTATCAATGATCAACTATTATATATCGAAGAACAGATGGGCACCGAGTTGAATGAACACATTCACGTGGCGCTGACGGATCATTTGTCTTTTGCCATCAAGCGCATCCAGCAAAACATGCAGTTCTCTAACTCCTTCCTGTTTGAAATCGAGTCTTTGTATCCGAAAGAATACCAAGTGGCAAAAGGTGTCGTGAAAGAGTTTGAACGCCAGCTGGGCATCGTGTTTCCGGAAGGCGAGATCGGTTTTATCGCACTCCACATCCATAGTGCCGTGACTGACAAATCCTTGCGCGACATGAACCGCGACCACGCACTCATCTCACGCCTGACAGAATTGATCGAAGATGGGTTGAAAGTCGACATCAGCAAAGACAATGTGAATTACCATCGCTTGATTCAGCATTTGCACCGGGCGATCGACCGCATCCATCACGGGGAATCGCTCGGTGATGAAAATAAACTCCAAGAGCTATTGAAAGCCGAATACCCCGTGTGCTATAATCTGGCTTGGAAGCTCATTAAAGTGATGCAAAACCAATTAAAAAAGCCTGTCGACGAAGCGGAAGTACTTTATCTGACGATTCATCTGCAGCGCTTGACCCATACAAACTGA
- a CDS encoding SH3 domain-containing protein — protein MTKNKMTTKAVISTAVLTLAISIVPTGNAFSNIEFGLIQAEASTATHVAKGNLNLRSGGSLKDKIILQIPKGGKIEYISGSGIWYKVKYGTTTGYVHSDYITKIETVAPETPKETSATHFAKSNVNLRTGASTKHEIMLQIPKNGKVSYISKSGIWYKVKYGTNTGYVHSDYLTKIETVAPETPKEIPATHFAKSNLNLRTGASTKHEIVLQIPKNGKVSYISKSGIWYKVKYGTKTGYVHSGYLAKIGAAEPSKYPAPSTDTPGKYVEDILIVNKKYALPSTYNPGINATAKKALDAMIADAKKQSVTLKNTSSYRSYWYQNTLYNNYVKKHGKAKADRFSARPGHSEHQTGLAFDLGGVNQAHWFEESFANTKEGKWLASNAHKYGFHLRYQKGKEDITGYMFEPWHFRYIGEANATKIKASGKTLEEYFDIPGK, from the coding sequence ATGACGAAAAACAAAATGACAACAAAAGCGGTTATCTCAACAGCAGTACTCACATTGGCTATTTCCATCGTGCCAACGGGCAATGCTTTTAGCAATATCGAATTCGGCCTGATTCAAGCAGAGGCGTCGACAGCCACGCATGTGGCGAAAGGGAATTTGAATCTTCGCAGTGGCGGTTCATTAAAGGACAAGATCATTTTGCAAATTCCTAAGGGTGGAAAAATTGAGTACATCTCGGGAAGCGGTATTTGGTACAAAGTGAAGTATGGCACGACCACGGGTTATGTTCATTCCGACTACATAACGAAAATCGAAACAGTCGCACCAGAAACACCAAAAGAAACCTCGGCGACCCATTTTGCGAAAAGTAACGTCAACCTCCGTACCGGGGCTTCGACCAAACACGAAATTATGTTGCAGATTCCTAAAAACGGAAAAGTTTCGTATATCTCAAAAAGCGGCATTTGGTACAAAGTGAAGTATGGTACGAACACGGGTTATGTTCACTCGGATTACCTAACAAAAATCGAGACAGTCGCACCAGAGACACCAAAAGAAATCCCGGCAACCCATTTTGCGAAAAGTAACCTCAACCTCCGTACCGGGGCTTCGACCAAACACGAAATTGTGTTGCAGATTCCTAAAAACGGAAAAGTTTCGTATATTTCGAAGAGCGGTATTTGGTATAAAGTGAAGTACGGCACGAAAACGGGCTATGTTCATTCCGGCTACCTAGCAAAAATCGGAGCAGCAGAACCATCGAAATACCCGGCTCCTTCGACGGACACACCGGGCAAATATGTAGAAGACATTTTGATTGTGAATAAAAAGTATGCATTGCCTTCAACTTACAATCCAGGAATAAATGCTACGGCGAAAAAAGCATTGGATGCTATGATTGCTGATGCAAAAAAACAGAGCGTTACATTAAAGAACACGAGTTCATACCGTTCTTATTGGTATCAAAACACCCTGTATAATAACTATGTGAAAAAGCATGGCAAAGCAAAAGCAGATCGCTTCAGCGCACGTCCTGGACATTCTGAACATCAGACTGGACTGGCCTTCGATTTAGGCGGAGTTAATCAAGCTCATTGGTTTGAAGAGTCGTTTGCAAACACTAAAGAAGGAAAATGGCTGGCTTCAAACGCTCATAAATATGGTTTCCACTTGCGCTACCAAAAAGGCAAGGAAGACATCACGGGTTACATGTTTGAGCCATGGCACTTCCGTTACATCGGGGAGGCCAACGCTACCAAAATCAAGGCTAGTGGAAAAACACTTGAAGAGTATTTCGATATTCCGGGGAAATAG